One segment of Agromyces albus DNA contains the following:
- a CDS encoding anti-sigma factor family protein translates to MNPDHAHFAEWDSAYVLGALSPAERREYEEHLESCEVCRRSVAELTPIPGLLARLTPERASALLDEPAGAVPAPRPELLAAVRREAHRRRLRKMRLGLVAVAAAVVVVLTAILVPLAFVRAPADAQTVAFEAVTEVPVSATATLTQVGWGTRIELDCRYGDAGYSKAPDGGWPYALYVVDRDGNSSEVSSWRANPGKTARLEAGTSLGLEDIASLEVRALGSGDVLLVGDPD, encoded by the coding sequence ATGAATCCCGATCACGCGCACTTCGCCGAATGGGACTCGGCCTACGTGCTCGGCGCCCTCTCGCCGGCCGAGCGCCGCGAATACGAGGAGCACCTCGAATCGTGCGAGGTGTGCCGCCGATCCGTCGCCGAGCTCACGCCGATCCCGGGCCTGCTCGCTCGGCTGACGCCCGAGCGCGCCTCGGCGCTGCTCGACGAGCCGGCCGGCGCCGTGCCGGCGCCTCGTCCCGAATTGCTCGCCGCGGTGCGCCGTGAGGCGCATCGTCGACGCCTCCGGAAGATGCGGCTCGGGCTCGTGGCGGTTGCAGCTGCCGTCGTCGTCGTGCTCACGGCGATCCTCGTCCCGCTCGCGTTCGTTCGCGCGCCGGCCGACGCCCAGACCGTCGCGTTCGAGGCCGTCACGGAGGTGCCGGTCTCGGCGACCGCGACCTTGACGCAGGTCGGATGGGGGACACGCATCGAGCTCGACTGCCGTTACGGTGACGCCGGGTATTCGAAGGCGCCCGATGGCGGCTGGCCCTACGCGCTGTACGTCGTCGATCGCGACGGCAACAGCAGTGAGGTCTCGAGCTGGCGCGCGAACCCGGGGAAGACGGCCCGGCTCGAGGCGGGCACCTCCCTGGGGCTCGAGGACATCGCATCGCTCGAGGTCCGCGCGCTCGGCAGCGGGGATGTGCTGCTCGTCGGCGACCCCGATTGA
- a CDS encoding sigma-70 family RNA polymerase sigma factor, which produces MPPEDDSRLVALYDAHAPSVWRYVVHLTGDPAGADDIVQETLLRAWRSPRILAQEPASTRSWMFTVARNLVIDEVRSARRRHEIGVADVPERGHEDLTDALFESLLVEEALAALDYEHRAVIVHAYYGGCSIAEVARRLAIPEGTVKSRLHYGLKALRLAMQEKGVTR; this is translated from the coding sequence ATGCCGCCCGAAGACGACAGCCGCCTCGTCGCGCTGTACGACGCCCACGCACCATCGGTCTGGCGCTACGTCGTGCACCTCACCGGCGACCCGGCGGGTGCCGACGACATCGTGCAGGAGACGCTGCTCCGCGCGTGGCGGAGTCCACGGATCCTCGCGCAGGAGCCGGCCTCGACGAGGTCGTGGATGTTCACGGTCGCCCGGAACCTCGTGATCGACGAAGTGCGCAGCGCCCGCCGTCGACATGAGATCGGCGTCGCCGACGTGCCGGAGCGCGGGCACGAGGACCTCACGGATGCGCTGTTCGAGAGCCTCCTCGTCGAGGAGGCGCTCGCCGCGCTGGATTACGAGCACCGGGCGGTCATCGTGCACGCGTACTACGGCGGATGCAGCATCGCGGAGGTCGCGCGGCGGCTCGCCATCCCCGAGGGCACCGTGAAGTCGCGCCTGCACTACGGACTCAAAGCCCTCCGTCTCGCGATGCAGGAGAAGGGAGTGACGCGATGA
- a CDS encoding DUF2231 domain-containing protein, translating to MDASHIVEIAAEDVLQVAGLPLHPLIVHAVVVLTPLTVLALLLGTFWPAARRRLGIVTPLGALVVLVLVPITVLAGQTLAEVIGPIPAVERHQELGEMLLPWAIALFVVAAAQWAWFRFGDARMREGSPTAARAVVIGLAAASVVVGVGTVVLLVLIGDSGSRAVWGGTLG from the coding sequence ATGGATGCTTCGCACATCGTCGAGATCGCCGCGGAAGACGTGCTCCAGGTTGCGGGCCTTCCGCTCCACCCGCTCATCGTGCACGCCGTGGTCGTGCTCACACCGCTCACAGTACTCGCGCTGCTCCTCGGCACCTTCTGGCCCGCAGCACGACGGCGCCTCGGCATCGTGACGCCCCTCGGGGCGCTCGTCGTGCTCGTGCTCGTGCCGATCACCGTGCTCGCCGGCCAGACGCTCGCCGAGGTGATCGGCCCGATCCCCGCCGTGGAGCGTCACCAGGAGCTCGGCGAGATGCTGCTTCCGTGGGCGATCGCGCTCTTCGTCGTCGCCGCGGCGCAATGGGCGTGGTTCCGCTTCGGCGACGCACGCATGCGCGAGGGGTCGCCGACTGCGGCGCGCGCCGTCGTGATCGGGCTCGCCGCGGCATCCGTCGTCGTCGGTGTCGGCACGGTCGTGCTGCTCGTGCTCATCGGTGACTCGGGATCCCGCGCAGTGTGGGGCGGGACCTTGGGCTGA
- the gcvP gene encoding aminomethyl-transferring glycine dehydrogenase codes for MQQASSAFDVDAFGRRHIGTTPADHERMLAEVGYESLDELMAAAVPSSIRMGEVLDSAIPAAATEREALAELAALAEQNTVRTSMIGLGYSGTITPSVIQRNVLENPSWYTAYTPYQPEISQGRLEALINFQTMVSDLTGLDTANSSMLDEGTAVVEGMLLARRASKSPSNRFIVDSDALPQTHALLVSRAEAVGIDLVVAPLAELAGEGGDGPRLEDLGEHFGVFVQYPGASGRVWNPAPVIAASKSQGALAVVAADLLAMALLTSPGELGADVAVGTTQRFGVPMGFGGPHAGYMAVRAGLERQLPGRLVGVSQDAAGHPAYRLSLQAREQHIRREKATSNICTAQVLLAVMAAMYAVYHGPRGIRHIAVSTAAKAKALADSLSGYGLALEHAEYFDTIRVHVPGLADNVVERARELGVNVWRADEATVHIAVDETTTEAELSLVVEAFGFDPRTPVPVNLRTLPESLPAELRRTSGYLEHPVFNTHQSETQMMRYLKQLADRDYALDRGMIPLGSCTMKLNAATEMQSVTWPEFANLHPFAPEADVVGSLALIEQLEEWLAEVTGYDTVSLQPNAGSQGELAGLLAIRGYHRANGDDARNICLIPSSAHGTNAASAVLAGMRVVVVACDELGNVDLDDLRAKIAEHAAGIAALMITYPSTHGVYEHEVKQITQAVHDAGGQVYVDGANLNALLGYARFGDFGGDVSHLNLHKTFCIPHGGGGPGVGPVAAKAHLAPYLPGHPLAQRADHSGGVTHDGGPVSAAPYGSPSILPISWAYVRMMGSEGLTQATATAVLAANYVAVRLREHFPVLYTGDNGLVAHECILDLRPLAAATGVSVDDVAKRLIDYGFHAPTMSFPVAGTLMVEPTESEDLAELDRFVEAMIAIKAEADAVGRGEWPADDNPLRNAPHTAESVIAGEWTHPYTREQAVYPVHSLVRNKYWAPVRRIDQAYGDRNLVCACPPVEAFA; via the coding sequence ATGCAGCAGGCCTCCTCGGCCTTCGACGTCGATGCGTTCGGGCGTCGTCACATCGGCACGACGCCGGCCGACCACGAGCGCATGCTCGCCGAGGTCGGCTACGAGTCGCTCGACGAGCTCATGGCCGCGGCCGTGCCGTCGTCGATCCGGATGGGCGAGGTGCTCGACTCGGCGATCCCCGCCGCGGCGACCGAGCGAGAGGCCCTCGCCGAGCTCGCCGCGCTCGCCGAGCAGAACACCGTGCGCACGTCGATGATCGGGCTCGGCTACTCGGGCACGATCACCCCGTCGGTCATCCAGCGGAACGTGCTCGAGAACCCGAGCTGGTACACGGCCTACACGCCCTACCAGCCCGAGATCTCGCAGGGCCGGCTCGAGGCGCTCATCAACTTCCAGACGATGGTGTCCGACCTGACCGGGCTCGACACGGCGAACTCGTCGATGCTCGACGAGGGCACCGCGGTCGTCGAGGGGATGCTGCTGGCCCGTCGCGCCTCGAAGTCCCCCTCGAATCGCTTCATCGTCGACTCCGACGCGCTGCCGCAGACGCACGCTCTGCTCGTCTCCCGGGCCGAGGCGGTCGGCATCGACCTCGTCGTCGCGCCGCTCGCGGAGCTCGCCGGTGAGGGCGGCGATGGTCCCCGCCTCGAGGATCTCGGCGAGCACTTCGGTGTCTTCGTGCAGTACCCGGGCGCATCGGGCCGGGTGTGGAATCCGGCACCCGTCATCGCCGCGTCGAAGTCGCAGGGCGCGCTCGCCGTCGTCGCGGCCGACCTGCTCGCGATGGCACTCCTCACGAGCCCCGGCGAGCTCGGCGCGGATGTCGCGGTGGGCACCACGCAGCGATTCGGCGTGCCGATGGGCTTCGGCGGGCCGCACGCCGGCTATATGGCCGTGCGCGCGGGATTGGAGCGGCAGTTGCCGGGCCGGCTCGTCGGCGTCTCGCAGGATGCAGCGGGGCACCCCGCCTATCGATTGAGCCTCCAGGCGCGCGAACAGCACATCCGCCGCGAGAAGGCGACGTCGAACATCTGCACCGCCCAGGTGCTGCTCGCCGTGATGGCGGCGATGTACGCCGTGTACCACGGGCCCCGTGGCATCCGTCACATCGCCGTCTCGACCGCGGCGAAGGCGAAGGCGCTCGCCGACTCGCTCTCGGGATATGGGCTGGCGCTCGAGCACGCCGAGTACTTCGACACGATCCGGGTGCACGTGCCCGGCCTCGCCGACAACGTCGTCGAGCGCGCTCGCGAGCTCGGCGTGAACGTGTGGCGAGCCGACGAGGCGACCGTGCACATCGCCGTCGACGAGACGACGACCGAGGCCGAGCTGTCGCTCGTCGTCGAGGCCTTCGGGTTCGACCCGCGCACGCCGGTGCCCGTGAACCTCCGCACGCTGCCCGAGAGCCTGCCCGCGGAGCTCCGCCGCACGAGCGGCTACCTCGAGCACCCAGTCTTCAACACGCACCAGTCCGAGACGCAGATGATGCGCTACCTCAAGCAGCTCGCCGATCGCGACTACGCGCTCGACCGGGGCATGATCCCGCTCGGCTCGTGCACGATGAAGCTGAACGCCGCCACCGAGATGCAGTCGGTCACATGGCCCGAGTTCGCGAACCTGCACCCGTTCGCGCCCGAGGCCGACGTCGTCGGCTCGCTCGCACTCATCGAGCAGCTCGAGGAATGGCTCGCCGAGGTCACGGGCTACGACACGGTCTCGTTGCAGCCGAACGCGGGCAGCCAGGGCGAGCTCGCCGGCCTTCTCGCGATCCGCGGCTACCACCGCGCCAACGGCGACGACGCGCGCAACATCTGCCTCATCCCCTCGAGCGCACACGGCACCAACGCGGCCTCCGCGGTGCTCGCCGGCATGCGCGTGGTCGTGGTCGCGTGCGACGAGCTCGGCAACGTCGACCTCGACGACCTGCGCGCGAAGATCGCCGAGCACGCGGCAGGCATCGCCGCGCTCATGATCACCTACCCGTCGACGCACGGCGTCTACGAGCACGAGGTGAAGCAGATCACGCAAGCCGTGCACGACGCCGGCGGCCAGGTGTATGTCGACGGCGCGAACCTCAACGCGCTCCTCGGCTACGCGCGCTTCGGCGACTTCGGTGGCGACGTGTCGCACCTGAACCTGCACAAGACGTTCTGCATCCCGCACGGCGGCGGCGGACCGGGCGTCGGGCCTGTTGCGGCGAAGGCGCACCTCGCGCCGTACCTGCCGGGGCATCCGCTCGCCCAGCGCGCCGACCACTCCGGCGGCGTGACGCACGACGGCGGCCCGGTGTCGGCGGCGCCCTACGGCAGCCCCTCGATCCTCCCGATCTCATGGGCCTACGTGCGCATGATGGGCTCGGAGGGCCTCACGCAGGCCACCGCCACCGCGGTGCTCGCCGCGAACTACGTCGCCGTGCGGCTCCGCGAACACTTCCCGGTGCTCTACACGGGCGACAACGGACTCGTGGCCCACGAGTGCATCCTCGACCTGCGGCCGCTCGCTGCCGCGACCGGGGTGAGCGTCGACGACGTGGCCAAGCGCCTCATCGACTACGGCTTCCACGCGCCCACGATGTCGTTCCCGGTCGCGGGCACCCTCATGGTCGAGCCCACCGAGTCGGAGGACCTCGCCGAGCTCGACCGGTTCGTCGAGGCCATGATCGCGATCAAGGCGGAGGCCGACGCGGTGGGCCGCGGCGAGTGGCCGGCCGACGACAACCCGCTCCGCAACGCACCGCACACGGCCGAATCGGTGATCGCGGGGGAGTGGACGCACCCGTATACGCGAGAGCAGGCGGTCTACCCCGTGCACTCGCTCGTGCGCAACAAGTACTGGGCTCCCGTGCGACGCATCGACCAGGCCTACGGCGACCGCAACCTCGTGTGCGCCTGCCCGCCGGTGGAGGCGTTCGCGTAG
- the gcvH gene encoding glycine cleavage system protein GcvH has protein sequence MTDQTALQYTEEHEWIRVDGDVATIGITDYAAEKLGDVVYVDLPAAGSTVTAGTVIGEIESTKSVGELFAPVDGEILEANQAVVDSPELVNSDPFGEGWLIKVSTTSLPKLLSHDEYRALTGE, from the coding sequence ATGACCGACCAGACCGCCCTGCAGTACACGGAAGAACACGAGTGGATCCGGGTCGACGGCGACGTCGCGACCATCGGCATCACCGACTACGCGGCCGAGAAGCTCGGTGACGTGGTCTATGTCGACCTTCCCGCTGCGGGCAGCACGGTCACCGCCGGCACCGTCATCGGCGAGATCGAGTCGACGAAGTCGGTCGGCGAGCTGTTCGCCCCCGTCGACGGCGAGATCCTCGAAGCGAACCAGGCGGTCGTCGACTCGCCCGAGCTCGTGAACAGCGACCCGTTCGGCGAGGGCTGGCTCATCAAGGTCTCGACGACGTCGCTGCCGAAGCTCCTCAGCCACGACGAGTACCGCGCGCTCACCGGCGAGTAA
- the gcvT gene encoding glycine cleavage system aminomethyltransferase GcvT → MTERLSPLDGVHRAAGASFTDFAGWQMPVRYSSDLAEHHAVRNAAGIFDLSHMGEIVLIGPESAAALDFALAGKLSAIEIGQAKYSLLLAEDGGIIDDLVVYRTGDDRYMVVANASNREVVADEFRARAGGFDTDVYDESDDVALIAVQGPASREILLATAGFTIEGGHPDGEDVPEALASLRYYRAIAGAFRGEPMLIARTGYTGEDGFELYIAPEHATALWEALTEAGAAHALVPAGLASRDTLRLEAGMPLYGHELSRDILPVQAGLGRVVALSKEGDFVGRAAIEQGPAADAPVLVGLAAEGRRAGRAGYEVFDGDGADSAPVGVVTSGALSPTLGHPIAMAFVAPDVADPGRELYLDVRGTRVPASVVALPFYKRNA, encoded by the coding sequence GTGACCGAACGACTCAGCCCCCTCGATGGGGTGCACCGCGCCGCGGGTGCCTCCTTCACCGACTTCGCCGGCTGGCAGATGCCCGTGCGCTACTCGAGCGATCTCGCCGAGCACCATGCCGTGCGCAACGCCGCCGGGATCTTCGACCTCTCCCATATGGGCGAGATCGTGCTCATCGGCCCCGAGTCGGCGGCGGCCCTCGACTTCGCGCTCGCCGGCAAGCTCTCGGCGATCGAGATCGGCCAGGCGAAGTACTCGCTGCTCCTCGCCGAAGACGGCGGCATCATCGACGACCTCGTCGTGTACCGCACGGGCGACGACCGCTACATGGTCGTCGCGAACGCGTCGAACCGCGAGGTCGTCGCCGACGAGTTCCGCGCCAGGGCGGGCGGCTTCGACACCGACGTCTACGACGAGAGCGACGACGTCGCCCTCATCGCCGTGCAGGGGCCGGCGTCGCGCGAGATCCTGCTCGCCACCGCCGGGTTCACGATCGAGGGCGGGCACCCCGATGGGGAGGACGTGCCAGAGGCTCTGGCCTCGCTCCGCTACTACCGTGCGATCGCCGGCGCGTTCCGAGGCGAGCCGATGCTCATCGCCCGCACGGGCTACACCGGCGAAGACGGCTTCGAGCTCTACATCGCGCCCGAGCACGCCACCGCACTGTGGGAGGCCCTCACCGAGGCGGGCGCCGCGCACGCCCTCGTGCCCGCCGGCCTCGCGAGCCGCGACACGCTGCGCCTCGAGGCGGGCATGCCGCTCTACGGGCACGAGCTCAGCCGCGACATCCTGCCGGTGCAGGCCGGACTCGGCCGTGTCGTCGCGCTCTCGAAAGAGGGCGACTTCGTCGGCCGGGCCGCGATCGAGCAAGGGCCGGCAGCGGATGCCCCGGTGCTCGTGGGTCTCGCCGCCGAGGGGCGTCGCGCGGGCCGCGCCGGCTACGAGGTGTTCGACGGCGATGGTGCCGATTCCGCGCCCGTGGGCGTCGTGACGAGCGGCGCGCTCTCGCCGACGCTCGGCCACCCGATCGCGATGGCGTTCGTGGCACCGGATGTCGCGGACCCCGGCCGCGAGCTGTACCTCGACGTGCGGGGCACGCGTGTGCCGGCATCCGTCGTCGCCCTGCCCTTCTACAAGCGCAACGCCTGA